From the Pedobacter cryoconitis genome, one window contains:
- a CDS encoding right-handed parallel beta-helix repeat-containing protein: MKLNRLFIVAALMAALFTSCKKANIDVDTTPIAQNGNGVSGEVFGIWTKGSVVRVTGDIIVPATKTLTIEEGVTVIMDTVAKPEFIVLGNLYSMGSAANPVKITVEENYRTAANKFGKLWGGILAAPSCTELLLDNTTIEYGGGATTEASTSVKMGLYKAKSGENTPALWFSNVKGKLVVTNSTFRYFRDDCTYIEGGKIIFSNNRFYSTGLVGGEGINIKSGCLADISYNLFYATNTNALKLSNVGDRTPQAHVVAYNNTMLNTGWRRPTAKGGSVWLESTVFAELYNNLFANTRFGIKRDLKLPEDKRSIFKNSLYYGYSQATVDQFQPKTDIVGGTNDVIGKVAGENDPKFVNYPLNTATDNPTLNESWDFHLMPGSAALNKGTVAFVRNFPDGLTVNGILYPSPAPSVNIGAFGLK; encoded by the coding sequence ATGAAACTAAATAGATTATTCATAGTAGCAGCCTTAATGGCTGCACTATTTACGAGCTGTAAAAAAGCGAATATAGATGTAGATACGACACCGATTGCACAAAATGGAAATGGTGTTTCGGGTGAAGTATTTGGGATATGGACTAAAGGAAGTGTAGTCCGGGTAACTGGAGACATTATTGTTCCTGCAACTAAAACTTTAACTATCGAAGAGGGTGTAACGGTGATCATGGATACGGTCGCCAAACCAGAATTTATCGTTCTGGGGAATTTATACTCCATGGGAAGTGCTGCAAATCCGGTTAAAATCACAGTAGAAGAGAATTATAGAACTGCTGCGAATAAATTTGGTAAGCTTTGGGGCGGTATCCTTGCTGCACCAAGTTGTACAGAATTATTACTGGATAACACGACAATTGAATATGGTGGCGGTGCAACTACAGAAGCTTCAACGTCTGTGAAAATGGGCTTATACAAAGCTAAAAGTGGTGAAAATACACCGGCATTATGGTTTTCAAATGTAAAAGGTAAACTGGTCGTGACTAACAGTACTTTCAGGTATTTCAGAGATGATTGTACTTATATAGAAGGTGGAAAGATTATCTTTTCAAATAACAGGTTCTATAGCACTGGTTTAGTAGGTGGTGAGGGAATTAATATCAAATCTGGATGTTTGGCCGATATCAGTTATAACCTGTTTTACGCAACCAATACCAATGCACTTAAACTTTCCAATGTTGGTGATCGTACCCCGCAGGCACACGTAGTGGCTTATAACAATACGATGTTGAACACCGGCTGGAGAAGACCAACTGCAAAAGGTGGATCTGTATGGTTAGAATCTACGGTATTTGCAGAACTTTATAATAATTTATTCGCTAATACCCGTTTCGGAATTAAAAGAGATCTGAAACTTCCGGAAGATAAACGTTCAATTTTCAAAAATTCTTTATATTATGGATACAGCCAGGCTACAGTTGATCAGTTTCAGCCAAAGACTGATATTGTTGGCGGAACAAATGATGTGATTGGTAAAGTGGCAGGGGAGAACGATCCGAAATTTGTGAATTACCCACTCAATACTGCTACGGATAACCCAACATTAAATGAAAGCTGGGACTTCCATTTAATGCCAGGTTCAGCAGCATTGAATAAAGGAACAGTAGCCTTTGTCCGTAATTTCCCGGATGGATTAACCGTTAACGGAATCCTTTATCCTTCACCAGCACCATCTGTCAATATCGGCGCATTTGGATTAAAATAA